One genomic window of Branchiostoma lanceolatum isolate klBraLanc5 chromosome 5, klBraLanc5.hap2, whole genome shotgun sequence includes the following:
- the LOC136434812 gene encoding large ribosomal subunit protein eL20-like has translation MKAKGTLKEFCVVGRRLPSKTQASPPLYKMRIFAPDHVVAKSRYWYFMKQLKSVKKANGEVVSCQKVREKNPTSIKNYGIWLRYDSRSGTHNMYREYRDLTVASAVTACYRDMGARHRARAHSIQIMKIEEIPAAKCRRPNVKQFHASKIKFPLPHRVTKRLHNPRFTTRRPNTFF, from the exons ATGAAGGCGAAGGGAACG CTAAAAGAGTTCTGCGTGGTGGGGCGTCGTCTGCCCAGCAAGACGCAGGCCAGCCCACCCCTGTACAAGATGCGCATCTTCGCCCCCGACCATGTCGTGGCCAAGTCTCGTTACTGGTACTTCATGAAGCAGCTCAAGAGTGTGAAGAAGGCCAACGGGGAGGTCGTCTCCTGCCAGAAG GTGAGGGAAAAGAACCCCACCAGCATCAAGAACTACGGCATCTGGCTGCGTTACGACTCCAGGAGCGGAACCCACAACATGTACAGGGAGTACCGCGACCTGACTGTGGCCAGCGCTGTCACCGCCTGCT ACCGTGACATGGGAGCCCGCCATCGTGCTCGCGCTCACTCCATCCAGATCATGAAGATCGAGGAGATCCCGGCAGCGAAGTGCCGCAGACCGAACGTCAAGCAGTTCCAT GCTTCCAAGATCAAGTTCCCTCTGCCCCATCGTGTGACCAAGAGGCTGCACAACCCTCGCTTCACCACCAGGCGTCCCAACACTTTCTTCTAG
- the LOC136434809 gene encoding muskelin-like: protein MATSEVVLQKKLNYAIHRWSSFSANYVPDNILVDKPNDQSSRWSSDSNYPPQFLTLKLERPSIVYSITFGKYEKTHVCNLKKFKVYGGLNDDNMIELLQSGLKNDHNKEAFDLKSKIEGQLFPCRYIKIVPIMSWGPSFNFSVWYVELSGDDAPELVQPCLQWYNSYREQQAIRLCLKHFRQHNYDEAFESLQKKTKVALEHPILTELHNHLVVQGDFDACEALVERAVHDGLFNEFISQQEYRPKWALIEPVCNGSSEEDRPGMRGGHQMVIDANTETIYLFGGWDGSQDLSNLWEYSVPASRWTCLSKDTEKDDGPSARSCHKMCIDSERRQIYLLGRYLDSSLRTSETLKSDFYVYDIDNNKWTLISQNTAEEGGPKLIFDHQMCMDVEKQTIYVFGGRVLTSGSSGEERSSNEPLFSGLYSYHCPTNTWKLLREDSGNAGPQDIRSRIGHSMLFHTQRRQLYIFAGQRSKEYLNDFFTYNVDTDEVEFISDGTKKEEGQVPAAGFTQRATIDPELDEIHVLSGLSKDKEKREENVRNSFWVYDIKQKKWSCIYKNEHLNKEQWGKSHPAEPCPRFAHQLVYDHVHQVHYLFGGNPGKSNSPKMRLDDFWSLKLCRASKEQLLRRCRYLIRRHKFQEIAAADPLAALQFLQCDLASIVDHEDDEETREFQQLASTLFKSKEEIADGYNMHFLTDVDDHFPGRTQLFDTLVAFFPEHMAQPKGNLVDLITF, encoded by the exons ATGGCGACCAGTGAAGTAGTTTTGCAGAAAAAACTCAACTACGCGATCCACAGATGGTCAAGTTTCTCCGCAAACTACGTACCCGA CAACATCCTTGTTGACAAGCCAAATGACCAGTCTTCGAGATGGTCTTCAGATAGCAACTACCCACCACAG TTTCTGACCCTGAAGTTGGAGAGACCTTCGATTGTGTACAGTATTACGTTTGGGAAGTATGAGAAAACACATGTATGTAACCTGAAGAAGTTCAAGGTGTATGGCGGCCTGAACGATGACAACATGATAGAGCTCTTACAAAG TGGCTTGAAGAATGATCACAACAAGGAAGCATTTGACCTGAAGAGTAAGATAGAAGGACAGCTCTTTCCATGCAGATATATCAAAATAG TCCCCATTATGTCGTGGGGCCCCAGCTTTAACTTCAGTGTGTGGTATGTGGAACTGAGTGGGGATGATGCTCCTGAACTGGTGCAGCCATGTCTACAGTGGTACAACTCG TACCGAGAGCAGCAGGCGATACGACTCTGTCTGAAGCACTTCCGACAACACAACTATGACGAGGCTTTCGAGTCCCTGCAGAAGAAAACCAAAGTTGCCTTAGAGCATCCAATCCTTACTGAGCTGCATAATCACTTG GTTGTTCAAGGTGACTTTGATGCCTGTGAAGCCCTTGTTGAAAGAGCCGTACATG ATGGACTGTTCAATGAGTTCATCAGTCAGCAGGAGTACAGGCCCAAGTGGGCTCTGATAGAGCCTGTCTGCAATG GTTCATCAGAAGAAGACAGGCCAGGTATGAGAGGTGGTCATCAGATGGTCATCGATGCCAACACAG AAACCATCTACCTGTTTGGCGGCTGGGACGGTTCCCAGGACCTGTCCAATCTGTGGGAGTACAGTGTACCTGCCTCACGCTGGACCTGTCTATCCAAAGATACAGAAAAAGAT GATGGCCCCAGTGCACGTTCCTGCCATAAGATGTGTATAGACAGCGAGCGTCGGCAGATCTACCTGCTGGGCAGATATCTGGACTCCTCCCTCCGTACCTCGGAGACCCTGAAGAGTGACTTCTACGTGTACGATATCGATAACAACAAATGGACGTTGATCAGTCAGAACACAGCTGAGGAGGGAGGGCCCAAACTCATCTTTGACCACCAG ATGTGCATGGATGTTGAGAAGCAAACAATCTACGTGTTTGGGGGTCGTGTCCTGACCAGCGGTAGTTCCGGCGAGGAAAGGTCGTCCAATGAGCCCCTGTTCAGCGGCCTGTACTCCTACCACTGCCCCACCAACACGTGGAAGCTGCTGAGGGAAGACTCAGGGAACGCAGGGCCTCAGGACATCAGGAGCAGGATCGGCCACTCCATGCTGTTTCACACG CAACGTCGACAGCTGTACATCTTTGCTGGTCAAAGATCTAAGGAGTACCTGAATGATTTCTTCACCTACAATGTGGACACAGATGAAGTGGAATTCATCTCTGATGGTACCAAGAAGGAAGAAGGGCAAG TGCCAGCAGCCGGGTTCACACAGCGAGCCACCATCGACCCTGAGCTGGATGAGATCCATGTACTGTCA GGCCTGAGTAAGGACAAGGAGAAGAGGGAAGAAAATGTGCGGAACTCCTTCTGGGTGTACGATATCAAGCAGAAGAAATG GTCTTGTATATATAAGAATGAGCATTTGAACAAAGAACAGTGGGGGAAGAGCCACCCAGCTGAACCATGCCCCAGGTTTGCACATCAGCTGGTGTATGATCATGTCCACCAG GTCCACTACCTGTTTGGTGGGAACCCAGGGAAGTCCAACTCTCCCAAGATGAGGCTGGATGATTTCTGGTCTTTAAAG CTATGTAGGGCATCCAAGGAACAACTGCTACGGAGGTGCAGATACCTTATACGGAGGCACAA GTTCCAGGAGATTGCTGCTGCAGACCCCCTGGCTGCCCTACAGTTCCTACAGTGTGACCTGGCCTCCATAGTGGACCATGAGGACGACGAAGAGACCAGAGAG TTCCAGCAGCTGGCATCGACACTTTTCAAGTCCAAGGAGGAGATTGCTGATGGATACAACATGCACT tccTTACTGATGTGGATGATCATTTTCCTGGCAGAACACAG CTATTTGACACCCTGGTTGCATTCTTCCCTGAGCACATGGCACAGCCCAAGGGGAACCTGGTGGACCTGATCACCTTCTGA
- the LOC136434811 gene encoding ras-related protein Rab-7L1-like has protein sequence MTERLFKILIIGDATVGKTSFVQRYVNDSFKREYKATVGVDFALKVIQISEEDTVRFQLWDVAGQERFTSMTRVYYKDASACVIIFDVTAKQTFNNCLKWKKDLDSKVSLPDGRCVPCMLLANKIDLQEKAVTEEEVNEFCKEHNFIGWTEISVKDNVNVKESMNFLLEEILARHTDTQPQRNMEAEAEGGHIKLKDNVKQAKEGRSCCGS, from the exons ATGACTGAACGACTGTTTAAGATCCTCATAATCGGTGACGCTACCGTCGGGAAGACGTCATTTGTGCAGAGGTACGTCAACGACTCCTTCAAGAGGGAGTACAAGGCGACGGTGGGAG TTGATTTTGCTCTTAAGGTCATCCAAATATCAGAGGAAGACACGGTTAGATTTCAG TTATGGGATGTTGCAG GCCAGGAAAGATTCACGTCGATGACAAGAGTTTACTACAAGGATGCCTCTGCTTGTGTCATCATCTTCGATGTGACGGCCAAGCAGACATTCAACAACTGCTTAAAGTGGAAAAAGGACTTAGATTCGAAAGTCTCTTTACCTGATGGTCGCTGTGTACCATGTATGCTGCTAGCGAATAAG attgatTTACAAGAAAAAgctgtgacagaggaagaaGTAAATGAGTTCTGTAAGGAACACAACTTTATAGGATGGACAGAGATATCAGTCAAGGACAATGTCAATGTGAAGGAGTCCATGAA TTTCCTCCTGGAAGAGATCCTAGCCAGACACACGGACACCCAGCCCCAGAGGAACATGGAGGCAGAGGCTGAGGGAGGGCACATCAAGCTGAAGGATAACGTCAAACAGGCAAAGGAAGGGAGGAGTTGCTGTGGAAGCtga